In Ruminococcaceae bacterium BL-4, one DNA window encodes the following:
- a CDS encoding protein of unknown function (Evidence 5 : Unknown function): MGNLNFKQTLSLAVVIVVACVLILTLIKGLGYLAITLVKLALLCALVAFVMQLIRHIQEKRASK, translated from the coding sequence ATGGGAAATTTAAACTTTAAACAGACTCTTTCTCTTGCGGTCGTAATCGTTGTTGCCTGCGTTTTGATTTTAACACTGATCAAAGGGCTGGGCTACCTCGCAATCACCTTAGTCAAACTGGCTCTGCTTTGTGCTTTAGTCGCATTTGTTATGCAGCTTATTCGGCATATCCAAGAAAAACGCGCCTCTAAATAA
- the gatC gene encoding Aspartyl/glutamyl-tRNA(Asn/Gln) amidotransferase subunit C, which yields MVSHEELLSLAKLAKLSIPPEKLQNLAEEMNSIIDFADTINSIPADHNDFDNINGLSNVFREDTIQESLPQEEILKNAQDQDDGCFLVKKRS from the coding sequence ATGGTCAGCCATGAAGAACTGTTAAGTCTTGCAAAACTTGCAAAACTTTCTATTCCACCCGAAAAGCTTCAGAATCTTGCGGAAGAAATGAATTCCATCATTGATTTTGCGGATACCATTAATTCCATTCCCGCAGATCATAACGATTTTGATAATATTAATGGTCTTTCTAATGTGTTTCGTGAAGACACAATACAGGAAAGCCTGCCGCAAGAAGAAATTTTGAAAAATGCGCAGGATCAGGACGACGGCTGTTTTCTCGTAAAGAAGCGGTCATAA
- the gatA gene encoding glutamyl-tRNA(Gln) amidotransferase (subunit A) (Evidence 2a : Function from experimental evidences in other organisms; PubMedId : 11445070, 12682299, 9342321; Product type e : enzyme): MDSYSTIRKIQSGLLHKDYSCEELTKSYLDAIERDNQILNSYVTVTPEEAFSAAKRVDQKIAAGKPLSPLEGVPMTLKDNISTNRISTTCCSKILSGYSPIYDAAVWETLKAQNAILLGKTNMDEFAMGSTCETSCYGGAKNPHDLTRVPGGSSGGGASAVCANLAAYALGSDTGGSIRQPASFCGVVGLKPTYGAVSRYGLIAFASSFDQIGPIAGCAEDAALVFDAISSYDERDSTCSGRKGGPCAESLNQSIKGMKIGIPKEYYEGLRPGVQEALEDAQKTYQELGCELVPLALPELQYALPVYYILACAEASSNLGRYDGIRYGYKTEHYNDLNEMICKTRSEGFGAEVQRRILLGTYVLSSGYYDAYYKKAQILRGKIVDAFKAAFQKCDMILAPTVPVTALPQHYSSNAVDNYRTDICTVPVNIAGLPGISVPCGKDEDNMPVGMQLIGRKFEEATILRAAHQYEKAVRDTVFCPVKMGVEK; this comes from the coding sequence ATGGATTCTTACAGTACGATTCGAAAAATTCAGTCAGGACTCCTCCACAAGGACTATTCCTGCGAAGAACTGACCAAAAGTTATCTGGATGCAATTGAGCGCGATAACCAGATTTTAAATTCCTATGTGACCGTGACTCCAGAAGAAGCATTCTCCGCTGCAAAAAGAGTTGACCAGAAAATTGCTGCTGGAAAACCGCTTTCCCCTCTAGAAGGCGTGCCGATGACCTTAAAGGACAATATCAGCACCAACAGGATTTCGACTACCTGCTGCTCTAAGATTTTGAGTGGTTACTCCCCAATCTATGACGCTGCTGTCTGGGAAACTTTAAAAGCACAAAATGCTATTCTCCTCGGCAAAACCAATATGGACGAATTTGCAATGGGTTCCACCTGTGAAACAAGCTGCTATGGCGGCGCCAAGAATCCGCACGATTTAACTCGGGTCCCTGGTGGTTCTTCCGGTGGTGGTGCCAGCGCTGTTTGCGCAAATCTCGCCGCTTACGCATTGGGCAGTGATACCGGCGGTTCTATTCGGCAGCCCGCCTCTTTCTGTGGTGTTGTCGGGTTAAAACCAACCTACGGTGCAGTCTCTCGTTATGGTCTGATCGCATTTGCAAGTTCTTTCGACCAAATTGGGCCGATCGCCGGCTGTGCCGAAGATGCCGCACTAGTCTTTGATGCGATCTCATCTTATGATGAACGTGACAGCACCTGCAGCGGACGAAAAGGGGGTCCCTGTGCTGAAAGTTTAAATCAATCCATCAAGGGCATGAAAATCGGTATTCCGAAAGAATATTATGAGGGCCTGCGCCCCGGTGTTCAAGAAGCATTGGAAGACGCTCAGAAAACCTATCAGGAACTTGGCTGTGAACTGGTTCCTCTCGCTCTACCGGAACTTCAATATGCACTGCCTGTCTATTATATTCTGGCTTGTGCAGAGGCTTCTTCCAATCTCGGCCGCTATGATGGAATCCGTTACGGTTACAAAACGGAACATTACAATGATCTTAACGAAATGATCTGCAAAACTCGAAGTGAAGGATTTGGCGCAGAAGTTCAGCGCCGGATTCTCCTCGGCACTTATGTGTTGTCTTCCGGCTACTATGATGCCTATTATAAGAAAGCACAGATTCTGCGCGGAAAAATCGTTGATGCATTTAAAGCCGCCTTTCAAAAATGCGATATGATTCTTGCCCCCACTGTTCCTGTAACAGCACTTCCCCAGCATTACAGCTCAAACGCGGTCGACAACTACCGCACAGATATTTGCACTGTACCGGTCAATATTGCCGGACTGCCGGGGATCAGCGTTCCCTGCGGAAAAGACGAAGACAATATGCCGGTGGGAATGCAGCTGATCGGCAGGAAATTTGAGGAAGCAACGATTTTGCGGGCTGCTCACCAATATGAAAAAGCTGTTCGTGACACCGTATTTTGCCCGGTAAAAATGGGGGTGGAAAAATGA